In a single window of the Thermodesulfobacteriota bacterium genome:
- a CDS encoding VIT1/CCC1 transporter family protein, whose translation MSENIYTGSSSSTYISDFVFAGIDGAVTTFAVVSGVEGASLSASIVLILGFANLLADGFSMAVGNYMSLKSTHEYIQKAKRIEESHIDKDPEKEKHEIREIFREKGFTGKQLDDAVDIITSDRKIWLDTMMKDELGIIEEHKSPLKGAFVTFFAFNIIGIIPLLAYLFSRFSNSINSEAFPISILLTSCALFIVGSIKGKIVETNWIISGVGTLFMGGAAAVIAYLVGHFLRGLAM comes from the coding sequence ATGTCAGAGAATATATACACAGGATCATCAAGCAGCACATATATATCTGACTTCGTGTTTGCAGGGATTGATGGGGCTGTAACAACTTTCGCCGTGGTATCGGGTGTCGAAGGGGCATCACTTTCCGCATCAATCGTGCTTATTTTAGGCTTCGCCAATCTCCTGGCCGACGGTTTCTCAATGGCCGTAGGGAACTACATGAGCTTGAAATCAACACACGAATATATTCAGAAAGCAAAAAGGATAGAGGAGTCTCACATAGATAAAGATCCAGAGAAAGAGAAACATGAAATTAGAGAAATATTCAGAGAAAAAGGGTTCACAGGCAAGCAGTTAGATGATGCGGTCGACATTATTACGAGCGATAGAAAGATTTGGTTAGATACGATGATGAAAGATGAACTGGGAATAATTGAAGAACACAAATCACCCTTAAAAGGCGCCTTTGTAACCTTTTTCGCTTTTAACATAATCGGGATTATCCCGCTTCTCGCATACTTATTTTCTCGCTTTTCTAACTCAATAAACTCGGAAGCCTTTCCAATATCAATCCTTTTGACGTCCTGCGCGCTGTTCATTGTTGGCTCGATCAAAGGTAAGATTGTAGAAACCAATTGGATCATCTCAGGAGTAGGAACGCTATTTATGGGTGGTGCCGCCGCCGTAATTGCATATTTAGTGGGACATTTCCTTAGAGGTCTTGCTATGTAG